CACGTGGCCGACGATGGACGGCGTTCTGGTGCCGCCGATGGACACCCTGTTCGCCATCCGCCCGTGGATCGAGAACTTTGTCGACAATCACGCGCTGGTGCAGTTCGACCATCGGATGACGGCCTATCTCGTCATCGTCGTCGCGTTCCTGCACGCGATCGATGCTCGGCTGGCGGGCCCGGCCGGCGTTGCCCGCCGGTCGACCGGGGTTGCGGTCTTAGTGCTGGCACAGGCCGGGCTCGGGATCGCAACGCTCCTGCTCGCGGTGCCTCTCTGGGCGGCGCTCGCCCATCAGGTTCTAGCGATGGCGATCCTGACGATGGCGACCGTTCATGCCCGCCTTAGCCGGGGGAGCGGGCGGGTTCAGCCGGCCGCGGCCGGGCTGCCGCTCGGGTTCGAAGGCCTGGCCGGGCGCGGGATCTAGGCTTTCGTGCGGCGCAGCAGAGACGTTGCGTCGCACGAGACTTTTACCCAAAGGACAGAAACTCTGGGAAAACTCCATCTCCGCATTCCGCGCATGGAACGATCAAGACTTCTCAAGCCTTAAGCTGCACGCGTTGCAGGAGGCTTCAAGATGTCTCTCGCGGAAGATGGTCGGCCACTCTCCCTGACCTGGCACTACACGCCCCGGGAGATCATGGCAGACGGCGTGATACACGGGCTCGGCGTGGTGCTCGGGCTCGCGGGCGCCGTGGCGCTGGTGGCGACGGCGGTCACGGCGCATCTCGGTCTCGGCGAGCGGGCCGCGGTCGTGGTCTACGCCACGGCGCTCGTGCTGATGCTCGGCGTTTCCGCCCTCTACAACCTGTACCCGGTCAGCCCGCGCAAGTGGCTGCTGCGCCGCGCCGACCACGCCCTGATCTACCTGATGATCGCCGGCACCTATACACCGCTCGTCGCCCTCGTCGGATCGGGACCCCGCGCCTACGCGCTGCTGGCGATGATCTGGGCCGTGGCGCTGGTCGGGATCGTCGTGAAGCTGCTGCTTCCGGGTCGCTTCGACCGCCTCTCGATCGGGCTCTACCTGATGCTCGGCTGGAGCGGCCTGTTCGCCTACGAGTCTGTCATCGCGGCGCTC
This window of the Methylobacterium tardum genome carries:
- the trhA gene encoding PAQR family membrane homeostasis protein TrhA — encoded protein: MSLAEDGRPLSLTWHYTPREIMADGVIHGLGVVLGLAGAVALVATAVTAHLGLGERAAVVVYATALVLMLGVSALYNLYPVSPRKWLLRRADHALIYLMIAGTYTPLVALVGSGPRAYALLAMIWAVALVGIVVKLLLPGRFDRLSIGLYLMLGWSGLFAYESVIAALQPTALWLLAIGGALYSIGVLFHVWRTLPFQNAIWHGFVLAATACHYGTIWASLNGMSVT